From the Streptomyces sp. KMM 9044 genome, one window contains:
- a CDS encoding aspartate carbamoyltransferase catalytic subunit, which yields MQRHLISAADLTRDDAVLILDTAEEMARVADRPIKKLPTLRGRTVVNLFFEDSTRTRISFEAAEKRLSADVINFTAKGSSVSKGESLKDTAQTLEAMGVDAVVIRHGASGAPYRLATSGWIDAHVINAGDGTHQHPTQALLDAFTMRRRLVGRDAGIGQDLSGRRITLVGDVLHSRVARSNVDLLHTLGAEVTLVAPPTLLPVGVEAWPCEVSYDLDRTLPKSDAVMMLRVQRERMKAAFFPTEREYSRRYGLDGERMRRMPGHAIVMHPGPMVRGMEITAEVADSERCTVVEQVTNGVSIRMAVLYLLLGGNEPAVTPARTTEEK from the coding sequence ATGCAGCGTCATCTCATCTCGGCCGCCGACCTCACCCGCGACGACGCCGTCCTGATCCTCGACACCGCCGAGGAGATGGCCAGGGTCGCCGACCGGCCGATCAAGAAACTGCCGACCCTGCGCGGCCGGACCGTCGTCAACCTCTTCTTCGAGGACTCCACCCGGACCCGGATCTCCTTCGAGGCAGCCGAGAAGCGGCTGTCCGCGGACGTCATCAACTTCACCGCCAAGGGCTCCAGCGTCTCCAAGGGCGAGTCCCTCAAGGACACCGCCCAGACCCTGGAGGCCATGGGGGTCGACGCCGTCGTCATCCGGCACGGCGCCTCCGGGGCCCCGTACCGGCTGGCCACCTCCGGCTGGATCGACGCGCACGTCATCAACGCCGGCGACGGCACCCACCAGCACCCCACCCAGGCACTGCTCGACGCCTTCACCATGCGGCGCCGGCTCGTCGGCCGGGACGCCGGAATCGGCCAGGACCTCTCCGGCCGGCGCATCACGCTCGTCGGCGACGTCCTGCACAGCCGGGTCGCCCGCTCCAACGTCGACCTGCTGCACACCCTCGGCGCAGAGGTCACCCTCGTCGCCCCGCCGACCCTGCTGCCGGTCGGCGTCGAGGCCTGGCCCTGCGAGGTCTCCTACGACCTCGACCGCACCCTGCCCAAGTCCGACGCCGTGATGATGCTGCGCGTGCAGCGCGAGCGCATGAAGGCCGCGTTCTTCCCGACCGAGCGCGAGTACTCACGGCGCTACGGCCTCGACGGCGAGCGCATGCGGCGGATGCCCGGGCACGCGATCGTGATGCACCCCGGCCCCATGGTCCGTGGGATGGAGATCACCGCCGAGGTGGCCGACTCCGAGCGCTGCACCGTCGTCGAGCAGGTCACCAACGGGGTCTCCATCCGGATGGCCGTCCTGTACCTGCTACTCGGGGGCAACGAACCCGCCGTCACACCCGCCCGCACCACGGAGGAGAAGTAA
- the pyrR gene encoding bifunctional pyr operon transcriptional regulator/uracil phosphoribosyltransferase PyrR produces MDTHSDARPVLEGPDIARVLTRIAHEIVERAKGADDVVLLGIPTRGVFLAQRLAVKLEQVTERKVPVGSLDITMYRDDLRMHPPRALARTEIPGDGIDGRLVVLVDDVLFSGRTIRAALDALNDIGRPRAVQLAVLVDRGHRELPIRADYVGKNLPTSLRETVKVLLAEEDGRDTVLLGAKQPSP; encoded by the coding sequence ATGGACACGCACTCCGATGCGCGGCCCGTTCTCGAGGGCCCCGACATCGCACGGGTACTGACCCGCATCGCCCACGAGATCGTCGAGCGCGCCAAGGGCGCCGACGACGTGGTGCTCCTCGGCATTCCGACCCGGGGCGTCTTCCTCGCCCAGCGGCTCGCCGTCAAGCTCGAGCAGGTCACCGAGCGCAAGGTCCCGGTCGGCTCGCTCGACATCACCATGTACCGCGACGACCTGCGCATGCACCCCCCGCGCGCACTGGCCCGCACCGAGATCCCCGGCGACGGCATCGACGGCCGCCTGGTTGTCCTGGTCGACGACGTGCTCTTCTCCGGGCGCACCATCCGCGCCGCCCTCGACGCGCTGAACGACATCGGGCGCCCGCGCGCGGTGCAGCTCGCCGTCCTCGTCGACCGCGGCCATCGCGAACTGCCCATCCGCGCCGACTACGTCGGCAAGAACCTCCCCACGTCGTTGCGGGAGACGGTCAAGGTCCTGCTCGCCGAGGAGGACGGTCGCGACACCGTACTGCTCGGCGCCAAGCAGCCCTCCCCGTAG
- a CDS encoding quinone-dependent dihydroorotate dehydrogenase yields MYKYFFRLVFTRMDPERAHHLAFRWIRLVARVPGLRTFVAAALAPRHRELRTEALGLRLHSPFGLAAGFDKNAVGVDGMAMLGFDHVEIGTVTGEPQPGNPKKRLFRLMADRALINRMGFNNEGSLAVAARLASRTPVFRTVVGVNIGKTKDVPEAEAAADYVKSAERLAPYADYLVVNVSSPNTPGLRDLQAVDRLRPLLTAVREAADRAVPARRVPLLVKIAPDLADEDVDAVADLAVELGLDGIIATNTTIARAGLGLRSGPAVVQETGGLSGAPLKARSLEVLRRLYARVGDRITLVGVGGVENAEDAWQRILAGATLVQGYSAFVYEGPFWARTLRKGLAGRLRTSPYATLADAVGADVRTTA; encoded by the coding sequence ATGTACAAGTACTTCTTCCGTCTGGTGTTCACACGGATGGATCCGGAGCGGGCCCATCACCTCGCCTTCCGCTGGATCCGTCTCGTCGCGCGCGTCCCCGGCCTGCGCACCTTCGTCGCCGCCGCACTCGCGCCCCGCCACAGGGAACTGCGCACCGAGGCCCTCGGGCTGCGTCTGCACAGCCCCTTCGGACTCGCCGCCGGCTTCGACAAGAACGCCGTCGGCGTCGACGGCATGGCGATGCTCGGCTTCGACCACGTCGAGATCGGCACGGTGACCGGCGAGCCGCAGCCCGGCAACCCGAAGAAGCGGCTGTTCCGGCTAATGGCGGACCGCGCACTGATCAACCGCATGGGCTTCAACAACGAGGGCTCGCTGGCCGTGGCCGCCCGTCTGGCCTCCCGCACGCCCGTCTTCAGGACGGTCGTCGGCGTCAACATCGGCAAGACCAAGGACGTGCCCGAGGCCGAGGCCGCCGCCGACTACGTGAAGTCCGCCGAGCGGCTGGCGCCGTACGCGGACTACCTGGTCGTCAACGTCTCCTCGCCGAACACCCCCGGCCTGCGGGACCTCCAGGCCGTCGACCGTCTGCGCCCGCTGCTCACCGCGGTCCGCGAGGCCGCCGACCGCGCCGTGCCCGCCCGCCGGGTGCCGCTGCTGGTGAAGATCGCCCCGGACCTCGCCGACGAGGACGTCGACGCGGTCGCCGACCTGGCGGTGGAGCTCGGTCTGGACGGGATCATCGCCACGAACACCACCATCGCGCGCGCGGGGCTCGGGCTGCGGTCCGGCCCCGCCGTCGTACAGGAGACCGGAGGCCTGTCCGGAGCGCCCCTGAAGGCACGCTCCCTCGAGGTGCTGCGCCGCCTGTACGCGCGCGTGGGGGACAGGATCACCCTGGTCGGTGTCGGCGGTGTCGAGAACGCCGAGGACGCCTGGCAGCGCATCCTGGCCGGCGCCACGCTGGTCCAGGGCTACAGTGCCTTCGTCTACGAGGGGCCCTTCTGGGCCCGCACTCTCCGCAAAGGGCTCGCCGGGCGCCTTCGCACCAGCCCGTACGCCACGCTCGCCGACGCGGTGGGCGCCGACGTGAGGACAACGGCATGA
- the carB gene encoding carbamoyl-phosphate synthase large subunit, whose amino-acid sequence MPKRTDIQSVLVIGSGPIVIGQAAEFDYSGTQACRVLKAEGLRVVLVNSNPATIMTDPEIADATYVEPITPEFVEKIIAKEQPDALLPTLGGQTALNTAISLAENGVLDKYGVELIGANVEAINKGEDRDLFKEVVEAVRGKIGHGESARSVICHTMDEVLAGVDELGGYPVVVRPSFTMGGAGSGFAHDEDELRRIAGQGLTLSPTTEVLLEESILGWKEYELELMRDKHDNVVVVCSIENFDPMGVHTGDSITVAPAMTLTDREYQILRDIGIAVIREVGVDTGGCNIQFAVNPEDGRVIVIEMNPRVSRSSALASKATGFPIAKIAAKLAVGYTLDEIPNDITKETPASFEPTLDYVVVKAPRFAFEKFPGADSTLTTTMKSVGEAMAIGRNFTEAFQKALRSLEKKGSQFAFVGEPGGKAELLEEAARPTDGRINAAMQAIRAGATPQEVFDATRIDPWFVDQLFLIKEIADELSEAPELTTGLLAEAKRHGFSDQQVGEIRGLREDVVREVRHALGIRPVYKTVDTCAAEFAANTPYFYSSYDEETEVAPREKPAVIILGSGPNRIGQGIEFDYSCVHASFALSGAGYETVMVNCNPETVSTDYDTSDRLYFEPLTLEDVLEIVHAEQQAGPVAGVIVQLGGQTPLGLAQALKDNGVPVVGTSPEAIHAAEDRGAFGQVLKEAGLPAPKHGTATTFTEARAIADEIGYPVLVRPSYVLGGRGMEIVYDEARLASYIAESTEISPSRPVLVDRFLDDAIEIDVDALYDGEELYLGGVMEHIEEAGIHSGDSACALPPITLGGFDIKRLRASTEAIARGVGVRGLINIQFALSGDILYVLEANPRASRTVPFTSKATAVPLAKAAARISLGATVAGLRAEGLLPARGDGGDIPLDAPISVKEAVLPWSRFRDIHGRGVDTVLGPEMRSTGEVMGIDSVFGTAYAKSQAGAYGPLPTRGRAFISVANRDKRSMIFPARELVAHGFELFATSGTAEVLKRNGINATVVRKQSEGTGPNGEKTIVQLIHDGEVDLIVNTPYGTGGRLDGYDIRTAAVARSVPCLTTVQALAAAVQGIDALNRGEVGVRSLQEHAEHLTAARD is encoded by the coding sequence GTGCCTAAGCGCACCGATATCCAGTCCGTCCTGGTCATCGGCTCCGGCCCGATCGTCATCGGCCAGGCCGCCGAGTTCGACTACTCCGGCACCCAGGCGTGCCGGGTGCTGAAGGCCGAGGGCCTGCGGGTCGTCCTGGTCAACTCCAACCCGGCGACGATCATGACCGACCCGGAGATCGCCGATGCCACCTACGTCGAGCCGATCACCCCCGAGTTCGTCGAGAAGATCATCGCCAAGGAGCAGCCGGACGCCCTGCTCCCCACCCTGGGCGGCCAGACGGCCCTGAACACCGCGATCTCGCTGGCCGAGAACGGGGTCCTGGACAAGTACGGCGTCGAGCTGATCGGCGCCAACGTGGAGGCCATCAACAAGGGCGAGGACCGCGACCTGTTCAAGGAGGTCGTGGAGGCCGTCCGCGGGAAGATCGGACACGGCGAGTCCGCCCGTTCGGTCATCTGTCACACCATGGACGAGGTCCTGGCCGGCGTCGACGAACTCGGCGGCTACCCGGTCGTGGTCCGTCCCTCCTTCACCATGGGCGGCGCCGGCTCCGGCTTCGCCCACGACGAGGACGAGCTGCGCCGCATCGCCGGACAGGGGCTCACCCTCTCACCGACCACCGAGGTGCTCCTCGAGGAGTCCATCCTCGGCTGGAAGGAGTACGAGCTGGAGCTGATGCGCGACAAGCACGACAACGTCGTGGTCGTCTGCTCCATCGAGAACTTCGACCCCATGGGCGTGCACACCGGCGACTCCATCACCGTCGCCCCCGCGATGACCCTGACCGACCGCGAGTACCAGATCCTGCGGGACATCGGCATCGCCGTCATCCGCGAGGTCGGCGTGGACACCGGCGGCTGCAACATCCAGTTCGCGGTGAACCCGGAGGACGGCCGGGTGATCGTCATCGAGATGAACCCGCGCGTGTCGCGCTCCTCGGCGCTGGCCTCCAAGGCGACCGGTTTCCCGATCGCCAAGATCGCCGCCAAGCTCGCCGTCGGCTACACCCTCGACGAGATCCCCAACGACATCACGAAGGAGACCCCGGCCTCCTTCGAACCGACCCTCGACTACGTGGTCGTCAAGGCACCGCGGTTCGCCTTCGAGAAGTTCCCGGGCGCCGACTCCACCCTCACCACCACGATGAAGTCGGTCGGCGAGGCCATGGCCATCGGCCGCAACTTCACCGAGGCGTTCCAGAAGGCGCTGCGCTCGCTGGAGAAGAAGGGCAGCCAGTTCGCCTTCGTCGGCGAGCCCGGCGGCAAGGCCGAACTGCTGGAGGAGGCCGCCCGCCCGACCGACGGCCGCATCAACGCCGCCATGCAGGCCATCCGCGCGGGCGCCACCCCCCAGGAGGTCTTCGACGCCACGAGGATCGACCCCTGGTTCGTCGACCAGCTCTTCCTCATCAAGGAGATCGCCGACGAGCTGTCCGAAGCACCCGAGCTGACCACCGGGCTGCTCGCCGAGGCCAAGCGGCACGGCTTCTCCGACCAGCAGGTCGGGGAGATCCGCGGCCTGCGTGAGGACGTCGTCCGCGAGGTCCGGCACGCCCTCGGCATCCGCCCGGTCTACAAGACCGTCGACACCTGCGCCGCCGAGTTCGCCGCGAACACGCCGTACTTCTACTCCTCCTACGACGAGGAGACCGAGGTCGCCCCGCGCGAGAAGCCCGCGGTGATCATCCTGGGCTCCGGCCCGAACCGCATCGGCCAGGGCATCGAGTTCGACTACTCCTGCGTCCACGCCTCCTTCGCGCTGAGCGGCGCCGGGTACGAGACCGTGATGGTCAACTGCAACCCGGAGACCGTCTCCACCGACTACGACACCTCCGACCGGCTGTACTTCGAGCCGCTCACCCTGGAGGACGTCCTGGAGATCGTCCACGCGGAGCAGCAGGCCGGACCGGTGGCGGGCGTGATCGTCCAGCTCGGCGGCCAGACCCCGCTGGGCCTGGCCCAGGCCCTCAAGGACAACGGCGTACCGGTCGTCGGCACGTCCCCCGAGGCCATCCACGCGGCCGAGGACCGGGGCGCCTTCGGCCAGGTTCTCAAGGAGGCCGGCCTGCCGGCCCCCAAGCACGGCACCGCCACCACCTTCACCGAGGCCAGGGCCATCGCCGACGAGATCGGCTACCCGGTCCTCGTCCGCCCGTCCTACGTGCTCGGCGGCCGCGGCATGGAGATCGTCTACGACGAGGCCCGCCTCGCGTCCTACATCGCCGAGTCGACCGAGATCAGCCCCTCCCGGCCGGTGCTGGTCGACCGGTTCCTCGACGACGCCATCGAGATCGACGTCGACGCGCTCTACGACGGCGAGGAGCTCTACCTGGGCGGTGTCATGGAGCACATCGAGGAGGCCGGCATCCACTCCGGTGACTCCGCGTGCGCCCTGCCCCCGATCACCCTGGGCGGCTTCGACATCAAGCGGCTGCGCGCCTCCACGGAGGCCATCGCCCGCGGCGTCGGGGTGCGCGGCCTGATCAACATCCAGTTCGCGCTGTCCGGCGACATCCTCTATGTCCTGGAGGCCAACCCGCGCGCCTCGCGCACCGTCCCCTTCACCTCGAAGGCGACCGCGGTGCCGCTGGCCAAGGCGGCCGCCCGGATCTCGCTCGGCGCGACCGTCGCCGGGCTCCGCGCGGAGGGCCTGCTCCCGGCCCGGGGCGACGGCGGCGACATCCCGCTCGACGCGCCGATCTCCGTCAAGGAGGCCGTGCTGCCCTGGTCGCGCTTCCGCGACATCCACGGCCGCGGCGTCGACACGGTCCTCGGCCCGGAGATGCGCTCCACCGGCGAGGTCATGGGCATCGACTCCGTCTTCGGCACCGCGTACGCCAAGTCGCAGGCGGGCGCCTACGGGCCGCTGCCCACCAGGGGCCGTGCCTTCATCTCCGTCGCCAACCGCGACAAGCGCTCGATGATCTTCCCCGCGCGTGAGCTCGTCGCCCACGGCTTCGAACTGTTCGCCACCTCCGGCACCGCCGAGGTCCTCAAGCGCAACGGCATCAACGCCACCGTGGTGCGCAAGCAGTCCGAGGGCACCGGACCGAACGGCGAGAAGACCATCGTCCAGCTGATCCACGACGGTGAGGTCGACCTCATCGTCAACACGCCGTACGGCACCGGCGGCCGGCTCGACGGCTACGACATCCGTACGGCCGCCGTGGCGCGCTCCGTGCCGTGCCTGACGACGGTCCAGGCGCTCGCCGCCGCGGTCCAGGGCATCGACGCCCTCAACCGCGGCGAGGTCGGCGTCCGCTCGCTCCAGGAACACGCGGAGCATCTGACAGCGGCCCGCGACTGA
- a CDS encoding PH-like domain-containing protein translates to MTPVILLAAEKESAEVTDWAARIGWVVGLALLVALVYWLMREGWKWRGTLQGDLPELPTAPAAPGPAKLSASGRYHGSTTAGQWLDRIVAHGLGTRSRAEVTLTDAGLDAVRPGAGDLFVPADALRGARLDKGIAGKVLTEGGLLVVTWAHGERLIDSGFRLDRAAEHTAWVETINSMSKTIFTNVTTEGAER, encoded by the coding sequence GTGACACCTGTAATCCTGCTGGCCGCCGAGAAGGAATCGGCGGAAGTGACCGACTGGGCCGCCCGGATCGGCTGGGTGGTCGGACTCGCCCTCCTCGTCGCGCTCGTCTACTGGCTGATGCGCGAGGGCTGGAAGTGGCGCGGCACCCTCCAGGGCGACCTGCCCGAACTGCCCACGGCCCCGGCCGCTCCCGGCCCGGCGAAACTGAGCGCGAGCGGCCGCTACCACGGCTCCACCACCGCCGGTCAGTGGCTCGACCGCATCGTGGCGCACGGCCTGGGCACCCGTAGCCGCGCGGAGGTCACCCTCACCGACGCGGGCCTGGACGCCGTACGCCCCGGAGCCGGCGACCTCTTCGTCCCGGCCGACGCGCTGCGCGGGGCCCGGCTCGACAAAGGCATCGCCGGCAAGGTGCTCACCGAGGGCGGGCTGCTGGTCGTCACCTGGGCGCACGGCGAGCGGCTGATCGACTCCGGTTTCCGCCTCGACCGGGCGGCCGAGCACACCGCGTGGGTCGAGACCATCAACTCCATGAGCAAGACGATCTTCACAAACGTCACGACGGAAGGCGCCGAACGATGA
- a CDS encoding dihydroorotase, with the protein MSKTLIRGAKVLGGDPQDVLIDGGTVAAVGTGLGAEGAGRAGSAQEVTIVEAHGKVLLPGLVDLHTHLREPGREDSETVLTGTRAAASGGYTAVFAMANTFPVADTAGVVEQVWRLGKEHGYCDVRPVGAVTVGLEGSTLAELGAMHESAAGVTVFSDDGKCVHDAVIMRRALEYVKAFDGVVAQHAQEPRLTEGAQMNEGVVSAELGLGGWPAVAEESIIARDVLLAEHVGSRVHICHLSTAGSVEIVRWAKSRGIDVTAEVTPHHLLLTDDLVRSYNPVYKVNPPLRTERDVRALREALADGTIDIVATDHAPHPHEDKDCEWAAAAMGMVGLETALSVVQETMVDTGLLDWAGVADRMSFAPARIGRAEGHGRPVSAGEPANLTLVDTAYRGSVNPAGFASRSRNTPYEGRELPGRVTHTWLRGTATLTDGKLT; encoded by the coding sequence ATGAGCAAGACCCTGATCCGCGGTGCGAAGGTGCTCGGCGGCGATCCGCAGGACGTGCTGATCGACGGCGGGACCGTCGCGGCCGTCGGCACCGGACTGGGCGCCGAGGGTGCCGGCCGTGCCGGAAGCGCGCAGGAGGTGACCATCGTCGAGGCCCACGGCAAGGTGCTGCTGCCCGGCCTGGTCGACCTGCACACCCATCTGCGCGAGCCCGGCCGCGAGGACTCCGAGACCGTGCTGACCGGCACCCGCGCGGCGGCGAGCGGAGGGTACACCGCAGTGTTCGCCATGGCCAACACCTTCCCCGTCGCCGACACCGCCGGCGTCGTCGAGCAGGTCTGGCGGCTCGGCAAGGAGCACGGCTACTGCGACGTACGTCCCGTCGGCGCCGTCACCGTCGGCCTGGAGGGCAGCACGCTCGCCGAACTGGGCGCCATGCACGAGTCCGCGGCCGGCGTCACCGTCTTCTCCGACGACGGCAAGTGCGTCCACGACGCCGTGATCATGCGGCGCGCCCTGGAGTACGTGAAGGCCTTCGACGGGGTCGTCGCCCAGCACGCCCAGGAGCCCCGACTGACCGAGGGCGCCCAGATGAACGAGGGTGTCGTCTCCGCCGAGCTGGGCCTGGGCGGCTGGCCGGCCGTCGCCGAGGAGTCGATCATCGCCCGGGACGTACTGCTCGCCGAGCACGTCGGCTCCCGCGTCCACATCTGCCACCTGTCGACCGCGGGCAGCGTCGAGATCGTCCGCTGGGCCAAGTCCCGCGGCATCGACGTCACCGCCGAGGTCACCCCGCACCACCTGCTCCTCACCGACGATCTGGTGCGCTCGTACAACCCGGTCTACAAGGTCAACCCGCCGCTGCGCACCGAGCGGGACGTCCGCGCGCTGCGCGAGGCGCTCGCCGACGGCACCATCGACATCGTCGCCACCGACCACGCCCCGCATCCGCACGAGGACAAGGACTGCGAGTGGGCCGCCGCGGCCATGGGAATGGTAGGCCTGGAGACCGCGCTGTCGGTGGTCCAGGAGACCATGGTGGACACGGGTCTGCTGGACTGGGCCGGGGTCGCGGACCGGATGTCCTTCGCTCCCGCGCGCATCGGACGGGCCGAGGGCCACGGCCGGCCCGTCTCGGCAGGCGAGCCCGCCAACCTCACGCTCGTCGACACGGCATACCGTGGTTCCGTGAACCCCGCGGGCTTCGCCTCGCGCAGCCGCAACACCCCGTACGAGGGCCGCGAGCTGCCGGGCCGTGTCACCCACACCTGGCTCCGGGGCACGGCCACGCTCACCGACGGGAAACTCACGTGA
- the pyrF gene encoding orotidine-5'-phosphate decarboxylase translates to MSGRPDSFGTRLRRAMDTRGPLCVGIDPHASLLAEWGLNDDVAGLERFSHTVVEAVADRVAVLKPQSAFFERFGSRGVAVLETTVAQARAAGALVVMDAKRGDIGSTMAAYAESFLHPDSPLFSDALTVSPYLGYGSLSPAVALARESGTGLFVLALTSNPEGGEVQHAVRADGRSVGATMLGHLAAENAGEVPLGSFGAVVGATLGDLSSYDLDINGPLLAPGIGAQGATAADLPAVFGPVVRNVVPNVSRGVLRHGADVVALRDAAERFAEEIATAVAAV, encoded by the coding sequence ATGAGCGGACGACCGGATTCCTTCGGCACACGGCTGCGACGGGCCATGGACACGCGCGGCCCGCTGTGCGTCGGCATCGACCCGCACGCCTCCCTGCTCGCGGAGTGGGGCCTGAACGACGACGTGGCCGGTCTGGAGCGGTTCAGCCACACGGTCGTCGAGGCGGTCGCGGACCGGGTCGCCGTGCTCAAGCCGCAGAGCGCGTTCTTCGAGCGCTTCGGCTCGCGCGGCGTCGCGGTGCTGGAGACGACGGTCGCTCAGGCGCGGGCGGCCGGCGCGCTGGTCGTCATGGACGCCAAGCGCGGCGACATCGGCTCCACCATGGCCGCCTACGCCGAGTCCTTCCTGCATCCGGACTCCCCGCTGTTCTCGGACGCGCTGACCGTGTCCCCGTACCTCGGCTACGGCTCGCTGAGCCCGGCGGTGGCGCTGGCCCGTGAGAGCGGCACGGGACTGTTCGTCCTGGCGCTGACCTCCAATCCGGAGGGTGGCGAGGTGCAGCACGCGGTACGGGCCGACGGGCGCAGCGTGGGCGCGACCATGCTCGGACACCTGGCCGCAGAGAACGCGGGGGAGGTCCCCCTGGGGTCCTTCGGCGCGGTCGTCGGCGCGACGCTCGGCGACCTGTCCTCGTACGACCTGGACATCAACGGTCCGCTGCTCGCGCCCGGCATCGGCGCGCAGGGGGCCACGGCGGCGGATCTCCCGGCGGTCTTCGGCCCGGTGGTGCGCAACGTCGTGCCGAACGTCAGCCGGGGAGTGTTGCGCCACGGTGCCGACGTGGTCGCGCTGCGTGACGCCGCGGAGCGGTTCGCGGAGGAGATCGCGACGGCCGTGGCGGCGGTCTGA
- a CDS encoding integration host factor, with protein MALPPLTPEQRAAALEKAAAARRERAEVKNRLKHSGASLHEVIKQGQENDVIGKMKVSALLESLPGVGKVRAKQIMERLGISESRRVRGLGSNQIASLEREFGSTGS; from the coding sequence GTGGCTCTTCCGCCCCTTACCCCTGAACAGCGCGCAGCCGCGCTCGAAAAGGCCGCCGCGGCTCGCCGGGAGCGGGCCGAGGTCAAGAATCGACTCAAGCACTCCGGCGCCTCCTTGCACGAGGTCATCAAGCAGGGGCAGGAGAACGACGTCATCGGCAAGATGAAGGTCTCCGCCCTGCTCGAGTCCCTGCCGGGCGTGGGCAAGGTCCGCGCCAAGCAGATCATGGAGCGACTGGGTATCTCCGAGAGCCGCCGTGTGCGCGGTCTCGGCTCGAACCAGATCGCCTCCCTGGAGCGCGAGTTCGGCAGCACCGGCTCCTGA
- the carA gene encoding glutamine-hydrolyzing carbamoyl-phosphate synthase small subunit, with product MTTSTRGTTSREEVVPAVLVLEDGRIFRGRAYGAVGETFGEAVFSTAMTGYQETLTDPSYHRQVVVMTAPHVGNTGVNDEDPESRRIWVAGYVVRDPARVPSNWRSRRSLDEELAAQGVVGISGIDTRALTRHLRERGAMRVGIFSGDAVRDDAALLAGVREAPEMKGADLAAEVATTEPYVVPAVGEKRFTVAAIDLGIKGMTPHRMAERGIEVHVLPATATADDVHAVNPDGVFFSNGPGDPATADHPVSVMRSVLERGTPLFGICFGNQILGRALGFGTYKLKYGHRGINQPVQDRTTGKVEVTAHNHGFAVDAPLDKVSDTPFGRAEVSHVCLNDNVVEGLRLLDKPAFSVQYHPEAAAGPHDAAHLFDRFVSLMEGQRA from the coding sequence ATGACAACCTCCACCCGGGGAACCACCTCTCGTGAGGAGGTGGTTCCCGCCGTACTCGTCCTGGAGGACGGCCGGATCTTCCGCGGCCGCGCCTACGGGGCGGTGGGGGAGACCTTCGGCGAAGCGGTGTTCTCCACCGCCATGACCGGCTACCAGGAGACCCTCACCGACCCGTCCTACCACCGCCAGGTCGTGGTCATGACCGCCCCGCACGTCGGCAACACCGGCGTCAACGACGAGGACCCCGAGTCCCGGCGGATCTGGGTCGCCGGCTACGTCGTGCGCGACCCCGCGCGCGTGCCGTCCAACTGGCGCTCCCGCCGCTCCCTGGACGAGGAACTCGCCGCCCAGGGCGTCGTCGGCATCAGCGGCATCGACACCCGCGCCCTCACCCGGCACCTGCGCGAGCGGGGCGCCATGCGCGTCGGCATCTTCAGCGGCGACGCCGTACGCGACGACGCCGCACTGCTGGCCGGGGTCCGGGAAGCGCCCGAGATGAAGGGCGCCGACCTCGCCGCCGAGGTCGCCACCACCGAGCCGTACGTCGTCCCCGCCGTCGGCGAGAAACGGTTCACCGTCGCCGCCATCGACCTCGGTATCAAGGGCATGACCCCGCACCGGATGGCCGAGCGCGGTATCGAGGTGCATGTCCTGCCCGCCACCGCGACCGCCGACGACGTCCACGCCGTGAACCCCGACGGCGTGTTCTTCTCCAACGGACCCGGTGACCCCGCCACCGCCGACCACCCCGTCTCCGTGATGCGGTCCGTCCTGGAGCGCGGCACCCCGCTGTTCGGGATCTGCTTCGGCAACCAGATCCTCGGCCGCGCCCTCGGCTTCGGCACCTACAAGCTGAAGTACGGCCACCGCGGCATCAACCAGCCGGTCCAGGACCGCACCACAGGCAAGGTCGAGGTCACCGCGCACAACCACGGCTTCGCCGTCGACGCCCCCCTCGACAAGGTCTCCGACACCCCGTTCGGCCGCGCCGAGGTGTCCCACGTCTGCCTCAACGACAACGTGGTGGAAGGGCTCCGGCTGCTCGACAAGCCGGCCTTCAGCGTCCAGTACCACCCGGAAGCGGCAGCGGGCCCGCACGACGCCGCCCACCTGTTCGACCGCTTCGTTTCCCTGATGGAGGGCCAGCGTGCCTAA